A stretch of the Agromyces larvae genome encodes the following:
- a CDS encoding helix-turn-helix transcriptional regulator encodes MEHRAVAPPLLGRRRECEAIDRVLASLGGGQSRALVLRAEAGAGKSALLDYAAERATACRVLRSTGIESEMELAYAGLHQLCVPLLDGIDALPAPQAAALGVAFGLRSGDAPDRFIVGLAVLGLLADAAASRPLLCLIDDAQWLDRASAQVLAFVARRIVAESVGILFSVREPVDDVFAGIEDLVLEGLDDADARRLLASVISGPFDPEVRDRLVAETRGNPLALIELSRGKRAVEIAGGYGMTAAASVTSRIEDTFVDRIGELPPETRSALLVAAVEPVGDPVLIQRAMGSLGIEADAMSPAIEETLIEFGARVRFRHPLIRSAVVRASPVGARRAVHRALAASADPSADPDRRAWHLAEAAIGFDEEVAADLVRSARRAQARGGLAAGATFHARGAELTPDPTMRSRRALMAAEDLYRAGAMSDALRLLDLTEPELLDEHQRARIELVRAHVASSTTRGRGAAARLVTAARLLERHDGETALATYADAVIAALSAGTHAEEVGPAEVAAAVLAADPAPPLSEPALAAAEALRGLAVLILDGYAAAAPTLRSGLDRLVAFAESDDPAGPAAEPDPRRGLGEDAAPPGGLLQWLPIACAVARALLDDAAYDLLAARAVRISRTQGAFSQLPLLMAERASVLLLSGRTDEAMSVAQELQPIVEATGMPTSMTRSGWLAAFRGDERTKAEVTERLRPEILERGEGQWFTTVAWQDAMLYNSLGRYPEALAATDSAAGHPYDLGLAGWILPERVEAAVRAGSPELGTEALGRLEELAAASDTDWARGLAARAAALVAAEDTAEALFLEAIERLGRTRIRTALARAHLLYGEWLRRRNRRVESREQLRLAHQLFVETDGDAFAQRARRELAATGEVVHKPAASPVDELTAQERQIALLAATGRTNPEIGEQLFLSPRTVEWHLRKVFVKLGVTSRRQLARAMRVTQAAPA; translated from the coding sequence ATGGAGCACCGCGCGGTCGCACCGCCACTGCTCGGCCGCCGGCGCGAGTGCGAGGCGATCGACCGCGTGCTCGCGAGCCTCGGCGGCGGCCAGAGCCGCGCCCTCGTGCTGCGCGCCGAGGCCGGCGCCGGCAAGTCGGCACTGCTCGACTACGCGGCCGAGCGCGCCACCGCCTGCAGGGTGCTGCGCTCGACGGGCATCGAGTCCGAGATGGAACTGGCCTACGCCGGTCTGCACCAGCTGTGCGTTCCCCTGCTCGACGGCATCGACGCGCTGCCTGCGCCGCAGGCGGCGGCGCTCGGCGTCGCCTTCGGCCTGCGCAGCGGCGACGCACCCGACCGGTTCATCGTCGGGCTCGCGGTGCTCGGACTGCTCGCCGACGCGGCGGCCTCGCGACCGCTGCTCTGCCTGATCGACGATGCGCAGTGGCTCGACCGGGCGTCCGCCCAGGTGCTCGCATTCGTCGCGCGGCGCATCGTGGCGGAATCGGTCGGCATCCTCTTCTCGGTGCGCGAACCCGTCGACGACGTGTTCGCCGGCATCGAGGACCTCGTCCTCGAGGGCCTCGACGACGCCGACGCCCGGCGGCTGCTCGCGTCCGTGATCTCGGGCCCGTTCGATCCCGAGGTCCGTGACCGGCTGGTCGCCGAGACCAGGGGCAACCCGCTGGCCCTCATCGAGCTCTCGCGCGGCAAGCGCGCGGTCGAGATCGCGGGCGGGTACGGCATGACCGCGGCCGCGAGCGTGACGAGCCGCATCGAGGACACGTTCGTCGACCGCATCGGCGAGCTTCCGCCCGAGACGCGCTCGGCGCTCCTGGTCGCCGCGGTGGAGCCGGTGGGTGATCCCGTGCTGATCCAACGGGCGATGGGCTCGCTCGGCATCGAGGCGGATGCGATGAGCCCCGCGATCGAGGAGACGCTGATCGAGTTCGGCGCTCGCGTCAGATTCCGCCATCCGCTCATCCGCTCCGCGGTCGTGCGCGCGAGCCCCGTCGGCGCCCGGCGCGCGGTGCACCGTGCGCTCGCCGCGAGTGCCGACCCGTCCGCCGATCCCGACCGACGGGCATGGCACCTGGCCGAAGCGGCGATCGGGTTCGACGAGGAGGTCGCCGCCGACCTGGTTCGATCTGCCCGACGAGCGCAGGCGCGTGGCGGGCTGGCCGCCGGCGCGACCTTCCATGCGCGCGGCGCTGAGCTCACGCCCGACCCGACGATGCGCTCGAGACGCGCGCTGATGGCCGCTGAAGACCTGTACCGGGCGGGAGCGATGTCCGATGCGCTGCGACTGCTCGACCTGACCGAGCCCGAATTGCTCGACGAGCACCAGCGTGCCCGCATCGAGCTGGTGCGCGCGCACGTGGCCTCGAGCACGACTCGCGGCCGCGGCGCCGCGGCGCGCCTGGTGACCGCCGCGCGCCTGCTCGAACGACACGACGGAGAGACCGCCCTGGCGACCTACGCGGACGCGGTGATCGCCGCGCTCTCCGCGGGAACGCACGCCGAAGAGGTCGGGCCCGCCGAGGTGGCGGCGGCGGTGCTCGCGGCCGACCCGGCGCCGCCCCTCAGCGAGCCCGCGCTCGCCGCCGCGGAGGCGCTGCGCGGGCTCGCGGTGCTCATCCTCGACGGGTACGCGGCTGCGGCCCCGACGCTGCGAAGCGGGCTCGATCGGCTCGTGGCCTTCGCCGAGTCCGACGATCCGGCCGGGCCGGCCGCCGAACCCGACCCGCGCCGCGGACTCGGCGAGGACGCCGCGCCGCCCGGCGGACTGCTGCAGTGGTTGCCCATCGCCTGCGCCGTCGCGCGCGCCCTGCTCGACGACGCGGCCTACGACCTGCTCGCCGCACGCGCGGTGCGCATCAGCCGCACCCAGGGCGCGTTCTCGCAGCTTCCGCTGCTGATGGCGGAGCGCGCGTCGGTGCTGCTGCTCAGCGGCCGGACGGACGAGGCGATGTCCGTCGCGCAGGAGCTGCAGCCGATCGTCGAAGCGACGGGCATGCCGACCTCGATGACGCGCAGCGGCTGGCTCGCCGCGTTCCGCGGCGACGAGCGCACGAAGGCCGAGGTGACGGAACGGCTGCGGCCCGAGATCCTCGAGCGCGGTGAGGGGCAGTGGTTCACCACGGTCGCGTGGCAGGACGCGATGCTGTACAACTCGCTCGGGCGATACCCCGAGGCGCTCGCAGCGACGGACTCGGCGGCCGGTCACCCGTACGACCTCGGGCTCGCCGGATGGATCCTGCCCGAGCGGGTCGAAGCCGCCGTACGCGCCGGCTCCCCCGAGCTCGGGACGGAGGCGCTCGGTCGGCTCGAAGAGCTCGCCGCAGCATCCGATACCGACTGGGCTCGGGGCCTCGCCGCGCGGGCAGCGGCGCTCGTCGCCGCCGAGGACACCGCCGAAGCGCTCTTCCTCGAGGCGATCGAACGCCTCGGGCGCACGCGGATCCGCACCGCGCTCGCTCGCGCGCACCTGCTCTACGGCGAGTGGCTGCGCCGCCGGAACCGTCGTGTCGAGTCGCGGGAGCAGCTGCGGCTCGCACACCAGCTCTTCGTGGAGACCGACGGCGACGCGTTCGCCCAGCGCGCCCGGCGCGAGCTCGCCGCCACGGGCGAGGTGGTGCACAAGCCGGCGGCGAGCCCCGTCGACGAGCTCACCGCACAGGAGCGGCAGATCGCCCTGCTCGCCGCCACGGGAAGGACGAACCCCGAGATCGGCGAGCAGCTCTTCCTCAGCCCGCGCACCGTCGAATGGCACCTGCGCAAGGTGTTCGTGAAGCTGGGCGTCACGTCGCGCCGCCAGCTCGCACGTGCCATGCGGGTCACGCAGGCCGCACCCGCGTAG
- a CDS encoding nuclear transport factor 2 family protein: MTERSAPLARLLVFEELRSLQGRLCRAAGDRAWDEFERCFAADGQLRVYEPDGSLAWFALSPHIGATIDVEAGSGTLVVHSFGGELTLRAESRAEAVWAAEYVVGPDGAAAGRPHHGYCRSHQTYLRDGERWVIRSIDLIRRLRD; the protein is encoded by the coding sequence ATGACCGAACGCTCGGCCCCGCTGGCCCGTCTGCTCGTCTTCGAGGAGCTCCGCTCGCTGCAGGGGCGGCTCTGCCGCGCGGCGGGCGACCGCGCGTGGGACGAGTTCGAACGCTGCTTCGCCGCCGACGGGCAGCTGCGGGTGTACGAGCCGGATGGTTCGCTGGCCTGGTTCGCCCTCAGCCCGCACATCGGAGCGACGATCGACGTCGAAGCCGGCAGCGGCACGCTCGTCGTGCACTCGTTCGGGGGCGAGCTGACCCTTCGAGCCGAGTCGCGAGCCGAGGCCGTCTGGGCGGCGGAGTACGTCGTCGGCCCGGACGGTGCGGCGGCCGGTCGCCCCCACCACGGCTACTGCCGATCGCACCAGACCTATCTGCGCGACGGCGAGCGGTGGGTCATCCGCTCCATCGACCTCATCCGACGACTGCGGGACTGA
- a CDS encoding VOC family protein — translation MDTETTATETTRTEAEVRDAAPALKLEVVVIPVSDVDRAKAFYAGLGWTLDVDLDIAPDYRVVEFTPPGSPTSIIFGTGVTEAAPGSVRGLQLVASDVEAARAALAAGGALVSEVFHDATGVFHHGGTAARVPGLAPDRSSYGSWVAFEDPDGNEWLVQEVTQRIPGRVVQTRYDSPAELAVALRAAAEAHGAHEARIGHEDADWPEWYAEYLVRAAAGQELPA, via the coding sequence ATGGACACCGAAACGACCGCGACCGAGACGACCCGCACCGAAGCCGAGGTGCGAGACGCGGCGCCCGCCCTGAAGCTCGAGGTCGTCGTCATCCCCGTCTCGGACGTCGACCGGGCGAAGGCGTTCTACGCCGGGCTCGGCTGGACGCTCGACGTCGACCTCGACATCGCACCCGACTACCGGGTCGTCGAGTTCACGCCGCCCGGTTCGCCGACGTCGATCATCTTCGGCACCGGGGTGACGGAGGCCGCACCCGGCTCGGTCCGCGGGCTGCAGCTCGTGGCATCCGACGTCGAAGCGGCACGTGCGGCCCTCGCGGCCGGTGGGGCCCTCGTCAGCGAGGTCTTCCACGACGCGACCGGCGTCTTCCACCACGGCGGCACTGCCGCACGCGTGCCCGGCCTCGCCCCCGACCGCAGCTCGTACGGCTCATGGGTCGCGTTCGAAGACCCCGACGGCAACGAATGGCTGGTGCAGGAGGTCACCCAGCGGATCCCGGGCCGGGTCGTGCAGACCCGCTACGACTCCCCCGCCGAACTGGCGGTCGCCCTGCGCGCGGCCGCGGAGGCGCACGGCGCGCACGAGGCCAGGATCGGCCACGAGGATGCCGACTGGCCCGAGTGGTACGCCGAATACCTGGTGCGGGCGGCGGCAGGCCAGGAGCTGCCTGCATGA
- a CDS encoding SDR family NAD(P)-dependent oxidoreductase produces the protein MNEQQGRRSDTLVWLITGSSRGFGRRIVEAALDCGDRVVATARRSTSLDDLAARYGSDRLLVAALDVTDADAATQVVGRAVDRFGRLDVVVDNAGYANSGSIEEMPAADFREQIETNFFGVVNVTRAALPVMRAQRSGLFLQFSSVGGRIGGTPGLSAYQAAKFAVEGFSEVLAAESAPFGVGVVIVEPGAFRTDWQGDSMTMHPVGPDYETTIGRIHEQRRHSDGTQPGDPARAARVLVDLAHGDLGQAHEALPMRLLLGGGAVDRVLNGEQRRLEEAAAWADVSRSADFPSAESGTTDVGTTTEGTAA, from the coding sequence ATGAACGAGCAACAGGGACGACGGAGCGACACGCTGGTCTGGCTGATCACGGGAAGCTCGCGCGGCTTCGGCAGGCGGATCGTCGAGGCCGCCCTCGACTGCGGCGACCGCGTCGTCGCGACCGCTCGACGAAGCACCTCGCTCGACGACCTCGCGGCACGGTACGGTTCCGACCGACTGCTGGTCGCCGCACTCGACGTCACCGATGCCGACGCGGCGACCCAGGTCGTCGGTCGCGCCGTCGACCGATTCGGACGACTCGACGTCGTCGTCGACAACGCCGGCTACGCGAACAGCGGCTCGATCGAGGAGATGCCGGCGGCGGACTTCCGGGAGCAGATCGAGACGAACTTCTTCGGCGTGGTCAACGTCACCCGCGCGGCCCTGCCGGTGATGCGCGCGCAACGTTCGGGGCTGTTCCTGCAGTTCTCATCCGTGGGCGGTCGCATCGGCGGCACCCCGGGACTCAGCGCGTACCAGGCGGCGAAATTCGCCGTCGAGGGCTTCTCCGAGGTGCTCGCGGCGGAATCGGCGCCATTCGGCGTCGGCGTCGTCATCGTCGAGCCCGGTGCGTTCCGCACCGACTGGCAGGGCGACTCGATGACGATGCATCCGGTCGGCCCCGACTACGAGACGACGATCGGCCGCATCCACGAGCAGCGCCGGCACAGCGACGGCACGCAGCCCGGCGACCCCGCCCGTGCAGCGCGCGTGCTCGTCGACCTCGCCCACGGCGACCTCGGCCAGGCCCACGAGGCGCTCCCGATGCGCCTGCTGCTCGGCGGCGGCGCGGTCGACCGGGTGCTCAACGGCGAGCAGCGCCGTCTCGAGGAGGCGGCCGCGTGGGCCGACGTCAGCAGGTCGGCGGACTTCCCGTCGGCCGAGTCCGGCACGACCGACGTCGGCACGACGACGGAGGGAACGGCAGCATGA
- a CDS encoding low temperature requirement protein A → MNGQVDDAVNAVTGATGERADARHEGDRVTMFEIFFDLVFVLALMRVVDLMEAQPTPAGFGRGVLLLLLLWWAWCAYIWLGNRVRLDRGRVVVAILVAMCALFVAALAIPGAWESPAGTLSPALVLALAFIVVRASYFAVFLSTSGRDRRLRTQLLIDAIPQTGSSALLIVGAVLGGDLQSVCWAVAFGLDFGVGWLASRYNGWRVASPAHFVERHGLVLIIALGETVLSSGAGLGPTMRDAAVEPRSIAAALLAFAIVLGIWWSYFRGPSIAAHRALLRAAPARRPALARDGYTLGHLPLVAGTVFVALGVRLLLEDIAVAPAAPAHWGAIAALSGGLACYLLGLGLFARLATGAWSRAPLIAGVLTIVLGAVALGLASLAALALSAALVVIAALATASQTRRTAV, encoded by the coding sequence GTGAACGGGCAGGTCGACGATGCCGTGAACGCCGTGACCGGCGCGACGGGCGAGCGCGCGGATGCCAGACACGAGGGCGATCGCGTGACGATGTTCGAGATCTTCTTCGACCTCGTGTTCGTGCTGGCGCTCATGCGCGTCGTCGACCTCATGGAAGCCCAGCCCACCCCGGCCGGTTTCGGTCGGGGCGTGCTGCTGCTCCTGCTGCTCTGGTGGGCGTGGTGCGCCTACATCTGGCTCGGCAACCGCGTGCGGCTGGACCGCGGCCGCGTGGTCGTCGCCATCCTCGTGGCGATGTGCGCGCTCTTCGTCGCCGCACTGGCGATCCCCGGCGCATGGGAGTCGCCCGCCGGAACGCTCAGCCCGGCGCTCGTGCTCGCGCTCGCGTTCATCGTGGTGCGGGCGAGCTATTTCGCGGTGTTCCTCTCGACCTCCGGCAGGGACCGGCGACTGCGCACGCAGTTGCTCATCGACGCCATTCCGCAGACCGGCTCGAGCGCGCTCCTGATCGTCGGGGCCGTGCTCGGCGGCGACCTGCAGAGCGTGTGCTGGGCCGTCGCATTCGGGCTCGACTTCGGCGTCGGATGGCTCGCCTCCCGCTACAACGGCTGGCGCGTCGCGAGCCCGGCGCACTTCGTCGAGCGACACGGCCTGGTGCTCATCATCGCGCTCGGCGAGACGGTGCTCTCGTCGGGTGCCGGGCTCGGTCCGACGATGCGGGATGCCGCGGTCGAGCCCCGGTCGATCGCCGCAGCCCTGCTCGCCTTCGCGATCGTGCTCGGCATCTGGTGGTCGTACTTCCGCGGGCCGTCCATCGCAGCGCACCGTGCCCTCCTCCGGGCGGCACCCGCTCGTCGGCCCGCGCTCGCCCGCGACGGATACACGCTCGGGCACCTGCCGCTCGTCGCCGGCACGGTCTTCGTCGCGCTCGGGGTCCGGCTCCTCCTCGAGGACATCGCCGTCGCACCCGCGGCCCCGGCGCACTGGGGTGCGATCGCGGCGCTGAGCGGCGGGCTCGCGTGCTACCTGCTCGGGCTCGGACTCTTCGCGCGGCTCGCGACCGGCGCGTGGAGCCGCGCACCCCTCATCGCCGGCGTCCTGACCATCGTGCTCGGCGCGGTCGCCCTCGGGCTCGCGTCACTGGCGGCACTCGCGCTCTCCGCCGCACTCGTCGTGATCGCCGCGCTCGCCACCGCGTCGCAGACACGTCGCACGGCGGTCTGA
- a CDS encoding ABC-F family ATP-binding cassette domain-containing protein: MPSKPAITLRDLSFEWPDGTIALDRLDATFPSGRTGLVGRNGAGKSTLLRLIAGELQPTSGQIDTVGDVGYLPQTLTLTTDSTIAELLGIDHAVTALRAIEAGDVDERHFDAIGDDWDIEARADEALAEIGFTAADLDRRVAEVSGGEAMLIAITGLRLRRTAITLLDEPTNNLDRPTREKLAGIVDAWPGTLVVVSHDLELLEHMDDTAELHAGRLEVFGGPYSAWRAYREQEQAAATQAARAAQQALKVEKRQRVEAETKLARRERTAKKTQQDGGIPKILAGARANRAQGSAGSMRSTLDDKVRAAQAAVDAADARVRDEQHIHLTLPDPDVPRGRRIAEIHGPNRTIVIQGPERVALVGPNGAGKSTLIGRLLDSGSSAGDGTGSEPTDGRPHGALLTDRVGYLPQRLDGLDETASALDNVQAVAPGSTSGAIRNQLARLLLRGSSVDRPVASLSGGERFRVSLARLLLADPPAQLLILDEPTNNLDIESVEHLAEALDGYRGALLVVSHDRTFLDRLAIDTVIELDAAGRIRDRGGREG, encoded by the coding sequence ATGCCATCGAAACCCGCCATCACCCTCCGAGACCTGTCGTTCGAGTGGCCCGACGGGACCATCGCACTCGACCGTCTCGACGCCACCTTCCCCTCGGGTCGCACCGGCCTGGTCGGCCGGAACGGGGCCGGCAAGTCCACCCTGCTCCGGCTGATCGCCGGAGAGCTCCAGCCGACCTCTGGTCAGATCGACACCGTCGGCGACGTCGGCTACCTGCCGCAGACCCTGACGCTCACCACCGACTCCACCATCGCCGAGCTGCTCGGCATCGACCACGCCGTGACGGCCCTCCGGGCCATCGAGGCGGGCGACGTCGACGAACGGCACTTCGACGCCATCGGCGACGACTGGGACATCGAGGCCCGCGCCGACGAGGCGCTCGCCGAGATCGGATTCACCGCCGCCGACCTCGACCGCCGAGTCGCCGAGGTCTCGGGCGGTGAGGCGATGCTCATCGCGATCACCGGCCTGCGACTGCGGCGCACCGCCATCACCCTCCTCGACGAGCCGACGAACAACCTCGACCGGCCCACCCGCGAGAAGCTCGCCGGCATCGTCGATGCGTGGCCGGGCACGCTCGTGGTGGTGAGCCACGATCTCGAGCTGCTCGAGCACATGGACGACACCGCAGAGCTCCATGCCGGCCGTCTCGAGGTGTTCGGCGGCCCCTACAGCGCCTGGCGGGCGTACCGCGAGCAGGAGCAGGCGGCGGCGACGCAGGCCGCCCGGGCCGCGCAGCAGGCGCTGAAGGTCGAGAAGCGGCAGCGCGTCGAAGCCGAGACCAAGCTCGCCCGTCGCGAGCGCACCGCCAAGAAGACCCAGCAGGACGGCGGCATCCCGAAGATCCTCGCGGGCGCCCGTGCCAACAGGGCCCAGGGGTCCGCCGGGTCGATGCGGTCGACGCTCGACGACAAGGTCCGCGCGGCGCAAGCCGCGGTCGACGCGGCGGACGCGCGCGTCCGCGACGAGCAGCACATCCACCTCACGCTGCCCGACCCCGACGTGCCTCGCGGGCGACGCATCGCCGAGATCCACGGCCCGAACCGCACGATCGTCATCCAGGGGCCAGAGCGCGTCGCGCTCGTCGGGCCGAACGGCGCCGGCAAGTCGACCCTCATCGGCCGGCTGCTCGACAGCGGCAGCAGCGCTGGCGACGGCACCGGCAGCGAGCCGACCGACGGGCGGCCGCACGGAGCCCTGCTCACCGACCGGGTCGGCTACCTCCCGCAACGGCTCGACGGCCTCGACGAGACCGCGAGCGCACTCGACAACGTGCAGGCGGTCGCTCCGGGCAGCACGTCCGGGGCCATCCGCAATCAGCTGGCGCGCCTGCTGCTGCGCGGCAGCAGCGTCGACCGGCCCGTGGCATCGCTGTCGGGCGGCGAGCGTTTCCGCGTGTCGTTGGCCCGGCTCCTGCTCGCCGACCCGCCCGCGCAGCTGCTGATCCTCGACGAGCCGACGAACAACCTCGACATCGAGAGCGTCGAGCACCTGGCGGAAGCCCTCGACGGCTACCGCGGCGCACTGCTGGTGGTCAGCCACGATCGGACGTTCCTGGATCGACTGGCGATCGACACGGTCATCGAGCTCGACGCGGCCGGGCGGATCCGCGATCGAGGCGGGCGCGAGGGCTGA
- a CDS encoding alpha/beta fold hydrolase, translating to MNTQHPVVVLVHGAFAESASWNGVISRLTERGIDAIAAANPLRSLSGDAAYVRDVVAAIGRPVVLVGHSYGGLVITEAASRNDAVVGLVYVAAFVPEPGQSALELSNSEPGSTLGDALVAYPLASGGTEFAIRREAFHHQFAADVPEAEAALMAAAQRPVTEAALTQGLPTEQPAWRSIPSWFVYGDADLNIPVAVHRAGAERASSPGTREIAGASHAVGVSQPEAVAETILAAVAATVPAAS from the coding sequence ATGAACACTCAACACCCCGTCGTCGTGCTGGTGCACGGCGCATTCGCGGAGTCCGCGTCCTGGAACGGCGTGATCTCGCGGCTCACCGAGCGCGGGATCGATGCGATCGCCGCGGCGAACCCGCTGCGCAGCCTGTCGGGCGACGCCGCATATGTGCGCGACGTGGTCGCTGCGATCGGTCGACCGGTCGTGCTCGTCGGGCACTCGTACGGCGGACTCGTGATCACCGAGGCGGCGTCGCGCAACGACGCCGTCGTCGGACTCGTGTACGTCGCGGCATTCGTGCCCGAGCCCGGCCAGAGCGCACTCGAGCTGTCGAACAGCGAACCCGGCAGCACGCTCGGCGATGCGCTGGTCGCGTATCCGCTCGCGAGCGGCGGGACCGAGTTCGCGATCCGCCGGGAAGCGTTCCATCACCAGTTCGCCGCGGATGTCCCCGAGGCCGAGGCCGCGCTCATGGCGGCCGCCCAGCGACCGGTGACCGAGGCCGCGCTCACGCAGGGGCTGCCCACCGAGCAGCCCGCGTGGCGGAGCATCCCATCGTGGTTCGTGTACGGCGACGCCGATCTCAACATCCCCGTCGCCGTGCACCGGGCCGGCGCGGAACGCGCCTCGTCCCCCGGCACCCGCGAGATCGCCGGCGCATCCCACGCGGTCGGCGTCTCGCAGCCCGAGGCGGTCGCCGAGACGATCCTCGCGGCGGTCGCCGCGACGGTTCCCGCGGCGTCCTGA
- a CDS encoding alpha/beta fold hydrolase → MTSSPAASEATRADAPVADPFAELRFVDAGALRVGYLDAGPRDGTPVLLLHGWPYDIRSFAEVVPLLTERGYRVLVPYLRGHGSTRFRDEHAPRNAQQSVLAADAIDFLDAVGVERAIVAGFDWGARTADILTVLHPGRIIGLVSVSGYLIGSRAAGATPLPPAAELQWWYQFYFATERGRQGYDRYRRDFAKLIWRLASPQWSFDDAEFDASAVAFDNPDHVDIVIHNYRWRLGLAAGDPRFDEVETILATAPTVGVPTITLEGDANGAPHPDAAAYAPKFTAAYEHRVVGGGVGHNLPQEAPREFARAIVDVHRMSRQP, encoded by the coding sequence ATGACGTCATCACCCGCCGCTTCCGAGGCGACCCGGGCGGACGCACCAGTCGCCGACCCGTTCGCCGAACTCCGGTTCGTCGACGCGGGCGCGCTCCGCGTCGGGTACCTCGACGCGGGCCCGCGGGACGGCACACCGGTGCTGCTCCTGCACGGCTGGCCGTACGACATCCGCAGCTTCGCCGAGGTCGTGCCGCTGCTGACCGAGCGGGGCTACCGCGTGCTCGTGCCGTATCTTCGCGGGCACGGTTCCACGCGCTTCCGTGACGAGCACGCGCCCCGGAACGCGCAGCAGTCGGTGCTCGCGGCCGATGCGATCGACTTCCTGGACGCCGTGGGCGTCGAGCGTGCGATCGTGGCCGGGTTCGATTGGGGCGCGCGGACCGCCGACATCCTCACCGTGCTCCACCCGGGCCGGATCATCGGACTCGTCTCGGTGAGCGGCTACCTCATCGGCAGCCGTGCCGCCGGGGCGACCCCGCTTCCGCCGGCGGCCGAGCTGCAGTGGTGGTACCAGTTCTACTTCGCGACCGAACGGGGTCGCCAGGGCTACGACCGGTACCGTCGCGACTTCGCGAAGCTGATCTGGCGACTCGCCTCCCCGCAGTGGTCGTTCGACGACGCCGAGTTCGATGCGAGCGCGGTCGCCTTCGACAACCCCGACCACGTCGACATCGTGATCCACAACTATCGATGGCGCCTCGGGCTCGCCGCCGGGGACCCGCGGTTCGACGAGGTCGAGACGATCCTCGCGACCGCGCCCACGGTCGGCGTGCCGACGATCACGCTGGAGGGCGACGCCAACGGCGCACCGCATCCGGATGCCGCCGCGTACGCGCCCAAGTTCACCGCCGCGTACGAGCACCGGGTGGTCGGCGGCGGGGTCGGGCACAACCTGCCCCAGGAGGCGCCGCGCGAGTTCGCGCGCGCGATCGTCGACGTCCATCGGATGTCACGGCAGCCGTGA
- a CDS encoding alpha/beta fold hydrolase — protein sequence MSIQEAVTGTRTGHVDTEGDRIVFDVRGEGTPIALLPGTPGDASVFGLVAGPLAADHTVVTYDPRGFGRSSGNEPRRYEIGQQARDVVAVLRAAGIERAFVVGSSAGAEVGLELATNHPDVVAGVVAHEPPVVRLLPDADELQTRIAEIYRTAWTEGSKAAFFDFLLLTQLPFNAGEPFTAAEVAAIRPGAEQVPGIDFADYYMKHQMLPLTDYLPDLDRIRRNGVKLVAGAGRLSLDLPFGRTARAVAEGAGAPFAVFPGHHGSLSDPSTAEAWTATLRDALASL from the coding sequence ATGTCCATCCAGGAAGCCGTCACCGGCACCCGCACCGGCCACGTCGACACCGAAGGCGATCGGATCGTGTTCGATGTCCGCGGCGAAGGCACCCCCATCGCGCTGCTGCCGGGCACGCCCGGCGATGCGAGCGTGTTCGGGCTCGTCGCGGGCCCCTTGGCTGCCGATCACACCGTCGTCACGTACGACCCGCGCGGCTTCGGTCGCAGCTCGGGCAACGAGCCGCGACGGTACGAGATCGGGCAGCAGGCCCGCGATGTCGTCGCCGTGTTGCGCGCAGCCGGAATCGAGCGAGCGTTCGTGGTCGGCAGCAGCGCCGGTGCGGAGGTCGGTCTCGAGCTCGCGACGAACCATCCCGACGTCGTCGCCGGCGTCGTCGCGCACGAACCGCCCGTCGTTCGGCTCCTGCCCGATGCGGACGAGCTCCAGACCCGCATCGCCGAGATCTACCGGACGGCCTGGACGGAGGGCAGCAAGGCGGCGTTCTTCGACTTCCTGCTCCTGACGCAGCTGCCCTTCAACGCCGGCGAGCCGTTCACGGCCGCCGAGGTCGCGGCGATCCGCCCCGGAGCGGAGCAGGTGCCCGGAATCGACTTCGCCGACTACTACATGAAGCACCAGATGCTGCCGCTCACGGACTACCTGCCCGACCTCGACAGGATCCGCCGCAACGGCGTGAAGCTCGTCGCCGGCGCCGGGCGACTCAGCCTCGACCTGCCGTTCGGGCGCACCGCGCGCGCGGTCGCCGAGGGCGCGGGCGCGCCGTTCGCGGTGTTCCCCGGACATCACGGGTCGCTCTCCGACCCGTCCACCGCCGAGGCCTGGACCGCGACGCTCCGCGACGCGCTGGCCTCGCTCTGA